Genomic DNA from uncultured Desulfuromusa sp.:
CTCAGCAGTCTTCAAAGCATTGGCCCCGGCAGCCTGCCGGATAGCCATAGCAGCAGCGGGCCTGCCGTTATAGTTGGCAATAATATCATCACGCTCGCTTCCCAGTTCCGTACGGCCAACATCTTTGATACGCACAACAGAACCATCCGGATTGGTACGAATCGGGATAGCGGCAAATTCTTCGGGAGTCTGGAGTAAATGCTGGACAATAATTGCAGCATTCAAACGCTGCCCCTTCATGGCTGGTGCGCCACCTAATTGACCGGCGGAAACTTCGACGTTATAAGCCTTGAGAGCCAGGATGACGTCTTCCATCGTCAAATTATAGCTGGTCATTTTGCTGGGGTTGATCCAGACACGCATGGCATATTGAGAGCCGAAATTCTGGACTTCACCAACCCCCGGCACTCGTGAAAGAATTTTTTCCAGGCTGGATTGTGCGTAATCGCGCAAATCATTGCCGTCCATACTGCCATCTTCGGACGTCAAACCAACAATCATCAAATAGTTCCGGGTCGATTTGCTAACTTTGACTCCTGAACGCTGCACTACATCAGGCAAACTGGCCATGGCAAGTTGCAGCTTGTTCTGCACTTTCGACCAGGCAACATCCGGATCGGTTCCGGGAGCAAAGGTTAATTCAACTCGAGAAGCACCCGATGATGAGCTGGTCCCGGAAATATACAGCATATCGTCCAACCCGGTCATCTTCTGCTCAATGATCTGGGTCACTGTATTTTCAACAGTTTCGCCTGAGGCCCCCGGAAAAAAGGAATCAATAGCAATGGCCGGAGGAGCGATAGGCGGGTACTGGGCAATCGGCAGGTTGTAGATTGCCAATCCACCAGCGGTCATCATGATAATGGCAATAACCCAGGCAAAGACCGGGCGTGCGAGAAAAAATCTGGATAGCATCGGTCTCCTCCGTTATTTCGCTGATGCAGATGACTGAGGGGCCTCAGAAGTGCCGCTCTGGAATGGGACCGCCTTCACCGGGGTACCGGGCCGCAGCATCAGCAGACCTTCAACAATGACTTGATCGCCTGCGGCGAGACCGCTTGAAAGCAGCCACTGATCACCAATGGCACGATCCAGAACTAGTGGGCGAAAGGCAGCCTTGCTGTCGCTATCGACAATCAATGCATAAGGATTGCCTTTTGGATCGCGCGAAACCCCTTGCTGAGGAATAAGCAGGGCCTGGTCGTTAACTCCTTCCTTAACCACGGTATGGACAAACATTCCTGGTAGCAGGACATCGTCAGGGTTGGGAAAAATCGCTCGCAAGGTAACTGAACCGGTTGTCGGGTCAACAGTGACATCACTGAATTGCAAAGTTCCCTGCAAAGGATAAGGGGTTCCGTCTTCTTGGACCAACTCGACCTGATTCTGGTCAACTCCATGCTGCAGTTGACCATTTTTCAGCCGACGTTTGAGCCCCAGCAAGTCAATGGTCGATTGCGGGACATCGGCGTAAATAGGATCAAGCTGTTGAACAGTCGCCAGAGGAGCTGGCTGATAAGCAGTGACAATTGCCCCATCGGTCACATTCGATTTACCGATACGACCGGAAATCGGAGCCGTCACCTGAGTATAGTTCAGATTGATACGGGCGATTTTCTGTGCAGCTTTTGCCTGTTGAACAGCCGCTTGGGCAGCGGCAATTGCCTGGCGATCCCTTTCTTCCTGGGCAACAGCGGCCATCAGTGTCGCTTCGGCCACTTCTGCTTCCGTGACCGCCTGGTCACGCTGTGTTGCAGAGACAGCCCGGCTTTTATAAGTCTCCTCGAAACGCACACGATTATGGCGTGCCAATGCAAGCGTCGCTTTCTGGCGGGTCACGTTGGCTATGCTTGCCTGTAATGCTGCTTGAGCCTGTTCAACATTTTTTTGTGCTGCTGTGACCGTAGCTGCTGCATTGTCGAGAGCAGCCTGAAAAGGTGCGGGATCAATCTGGTAAAGGATCTGACCGGCCTGAACTTTGGAACCTTCAGTAAAGAGGCGTTTCTGAATCAAACCACTGACCTGCGGACGAATTTCGGCAACCCGAAAGGCGGAAGTACGTCCCGGTAATTTGGTAGAGAGCATAAGTGCTTCCGGCTGCATGGTCACGAATGAAACTTGCGGCAATTGCTTTTGCACTGTCGCTTCAGGCTTACTGTCGCAACCGGAGAGGAACACCGCCGCCAAGACGATGAGTATTAAGGTCCATTGAGACGGTTTATGTAGAATTGTAGCGGGTCGCATTAGTCAATCCTCCAAAAATTGAAATGTTATCTAAGTTAGAAGCTTCGAATTTATACTTTCATGCTTTATTGCTGCACAGGTCTTTTCTCCACATGACACTCGATTTATGCTTTGATGGCATCCCAGCAAGCTTCGGCG
This window encodes:
- a CDS encoding efflux RND transporter periplasmic adaptor subunit; protein product: MRPATILHKPSQWTLILIVLAAVFLSGCDSKPEATVQKQLPQVSFVTMQPEALMLSTKLPGRTSAFRVAEIRPQVSGLIQKRLFTEGSKVQAGQILYQIDPAPFQAALDNAAATVTAAQKNVEQAQAALQASIANVTRQKATLALARHNRVRFEETYKSRAVSATQRDQAVTEAEVAEATLMAAVAQEERDRQAIAAAQAAVQQAKAAQKIARINLNYTQVTAPISGRIGKSNVTDGAIVTAYQPAPLATVQQLDPIYADVPQSTIDLLGLKRRLKNGQLQHGVDQNQVELVQEDGTPYPLQGTLQFSDVTVDPTTGSVTLRAIFPNPDDVLLPGMFVHTVVKEGVNDQALLIPQQGVSRDPKGNPYALIVDSDSKAAFRPLVLDRAIGDQWLLSSGLAAGDQVIVEGLLMLRPGTPVKAVPFQSGTSEAPQSSASAK